The following proteins come from a genomic window of Daphnia magna isolate NIES unplaced genomic scaffold, ASM2063170v1.1 Dm_contigs083, whole genome shotgun sequence:
- the LOC116932482 gene encoding uncharacterized protein LOC116932482: MLRPSIKEVALNEVLLKSPNLINDIGATLLLLREGPVSLSGDIQQMFLEVGVKKEDRSALRLLLCPPGSRKRPTVYEMQETFGSVSSPFICSQVLRHIADLHREEFPEATEKVYKNFYVDNLLDSFYTEDKASRAVKNSTALLKKGGFYLNQWLSSSRRVLSRIPEGDRNQPRLNLDIEDLPTKRTLGVLYDSESDSFVLMLKLTLKQGLRIGS, encoded by the coding sequence ATGCTTCGCCCAAGTATCAAGGAAGTTGCACTCAACGAAGTACTGTTAAAGAGTCCTAACCTTATCAACGACATAGGTGCTACCCTTCTACTCTTAAGAGAAGGGCCGGTGTCCCTATCTGGGGATAttcaacaaatgtttcttgAAGTTGGCGTGAAGAAAGAAGATCGCTCCGCCCTACGACTTCTATTGTGTCCACCTGGCTCTCGAAAAAGACCCACCGTATATGAGATGCAGGAGACCTTTGGATCAGTCTCATCCCCTTTCATCTGCTCACAAGTGCTCCGACATATTGCTGACCTACATCGTGAAGAATTTCCTGAAGCTACTGAAAAGGTCTACAAGAACTTCTATGTGGATAACCTTCTGGATTCTTTTTACACCGAAGATAAGGCTAGTCGAGCAGTCAAAAATTCTACGGCATTGCTAAAAAAGGGAGGATTTTATCTAAATCAATGGCTCTCTTCATCTCGACGGGTATTGTCTCGCATTCCAGAAGGTGATCGTAATCAACCTCGCCTGAATTTAGATATAGAAGATTTACCTACGAAGAGAACCTTAGGCGTTTTATATGACAGCGAAAGTGACAGCTTCGTCTTGATGTTAAAACTGACGTTGAAGCAAGGACTAAGAATCGGATCTTGA